The following are encoded in a window of Halorarum salinum genomic DNA:
- a CDS encoding DUF7556 family protein: MASVDEDSSEFVIADITREDAWISVESGDAPVLENWR, translated from the coding sequence ATGGCATCGGTCGACGAGGACAGTTCCGAGTTCGTCATCGCCGACATCACGCGGGAGGACGCGTGGATCTCCGTGGAGTCGGGCGACGCGCCGGTGCTCGAGAACTGGCGTTAG